The Solanum pennellii chromosome 11, SPENNV200 genome contains a region encoding:
- the LOC107003266 gene encoding clathrin interactor EPSIN 1, translating to MDFMKVFDQTVREIKREVNLKVLQVPEIEQKVLDATDDEPWGPHGTALADIAQATKKFSECQMVMNVLWSRLPETGKNWRYVYKSLSVIEYLVAHGSERAVDEIVEHTYQISSLASFEYVEPNGKDMGINVRKKAENIVALLNNKEKIQEVREKASANRDKYFGLSSSGVTFKSSSSSFSSSGNFQSSDRYGGFGNKNDGNSFKDSYKEKDRYGEDKVDRSTFKSKKGSSHYGSNVQGTASASGSKTAKRVGKPDKACSSPSQSAAASSSKYEEDFDDFDPRGTSSTKPSTGNSGQVDLFGQNLMGDLLDAPTPVPADNSSVTSHPSEVDLFADANFVSVKPESKISVDLFASQPSSSPVASSTMDFFAAPEPVARPDVRSPKPVQINTTMVDPFATVPLNNFDSSDPFGAFVSPADPISVPNASATSGGNQQTPTKLDKSPLETKPSSKKDNFQVSSGIWADSLSRGLIDLNIAAPTKVNLADVGIMGGLTDGSDGKEKGPTTFYMGRAMGQGTKLGQSGFTSTATGADDFFSSHQNYQFGNYQK from the exons AAAGAGGGAGGTTAATTTGAAAGTGTTACAGGTTCCAGAGATCGAGCAGAAG GTATTGGATGCTACGGATGACGAACCTTGGGGCCCCCATGGTACTGCATTGGCTGATATAGCTCAggccacaaaaaaatt CTCTGAGTGTCAGATGGTTATGAATGTCTTGTGGTCAAGATTGCCTGAAACAGGGAAGAACTGGCGTTATGTCTATAAG TCGTTGTCTGTTATAGAGTATTTGGTGGCACATGGATCTGAACGCGCAGTTGATGAGATTGTAGAACATACCTATCAGATCTCA TCTCTCGCAAGTTTCGAGTATGTTGAACCCAATGGAAAAGATATGGGAATTAATGTGAGGAAAAAAGCAGAAAACATTGTGGCACTATTGAATAACAAGGAAAAGATACAAGAGGTTAGAGAAAAAGCTTCTGCAAATCGCGACAA GTACTTTGGACTGTCATCTTCCGGAGTAACATTTAAGTCAAGCTCTTCCTCTTTTAGTAGCAGTGGCAACTTTCAGAGTAGTGATCGCTATGGaggttttggaaataaaaatgATGGAAATTCATTCAAGGATAGTTACAAGGAAAAGGATCGGTATGGTGAAGATAAGGTTGACCGAAGTACTTTTAAATCAAAAAAGGGGTCATCTCATTATGGCAG CAATGTGCAAGGCACTGCTTCAGCTAGTGGATCAAAGACCGCAAAGAGAGTAGGTAAACCTGATAAAGCTTGTTCTAGTCCTTCACAGAGCGCAGCTGCATCTTCAAGTAAATATGAGGAagattttgatgattttgatCCTCGAGGGACTTCAAGTACTA AGCCTTCTACAGGAAACTCTGGCCAAGTAGATCTATTTGGGCAAAATTTGATGGGTGACCTCTTGGATGCACCAACACCTGTTCCAGCTGATAATTCTTCTGTCACCAGTCATCCATCGGAGGTTGATTTATTTGCTGACGCCAATTTTGTGTCTGTGAAACCAGAGTCTAAG ATAAGTGTAGATCTGTTTGCTTCCCAGCCTTCCTCTTCACCtgtagcttcttcaacaatggATTTTTTTGCTGCACCAGAACCTGTTGCTCGGCCTGATGTCAGATCTCCAAAACCAGTCCAGATAAATACTACTATGGTCGATCCATTTGCTACAGTTCCACTAAATAACTTCGACAGTTCTGATCCTTTTGGTGCATTTGTTTCTCCTGCTGATCCTATATCAGTACCCAATGCAAGTGCCACCAGTGGTGGGAATCAGCAGACTCCTACCAAATTAGACAAATCTCCTCTCGAAACAAAGCCCTCATCAAAGAAGGATAATTTTCAAGTCAGCTCCGGAATATGGGCTGATTCATTGAGCCGTGGACTCATTGATCTGAATATTGCTGCAC CTACAAAGGTCAACCTTGCAGATGTAGGCATCATGGGTGGATTGACCGATGGATCGGATGGGAAAGAAAAAGGGCCAACCACATTTTACATGGGTAGAGCTATGGGTCAAGGAACCAAACTTGGCCAATCCGGGTTCACATCCACAGCAACTGGTGCAGATGACTTTTTTTCAAGTCATCAAAACTATCAATTTGGCAACTACCAGAAGTGA